The DNA segment AGCCGGGCATGGTGATGTTGTCGGCCGAGGAGGTGTAGACCAGGAACGGCCTCTCGGAGCGGGTGAAGAACTGAGCCAGCGGGTTGGTGATCGAGGAGGAGTAAGCGCCCATAACCAGCGGCACACCAGCGTCGATGAGCTGCTGAGCGGCGGTGAGGGCCACGCTCACTTCGCTGGTGTCGTCCTGGATGTTCAGGACCACTTCCCGGCCGTTGATCCCGCCGGCGGCGTTTATGTCCTCCAACGCGACGGCGAAACCGGCCTGGTGCTGCTCGCCGAACTCGGCGAATCGACCGGTGAGACTGGTGATGACACCGATCTCCACCGGACCTTCAGACTGAGCCCAGGCGACGGACGAGGCCAGCAGTAAGACGATCAACATCACTAATCGCTTCATGGATTCCTCCCGAATGAGCTGCGTGCCAGATTGTTCTGCTAGGCTTCTGAAGCGTAGCAAATGCCGTCTGGGAGCGTCAAGGAGACGGTTCGCGGGCACTTCTCGGTCCACTCCGGGTAGATGTGCCCGGCCCGCCTGTAAACTCATCGGTAGTCGTATTTGGCGTGTCGGAAGAGAGGCAACGATGAGCTCCTGGGCAAACGGCATCCCCGCGATCACCCTGTTCGTGCCCGACCTCGCGGCGGCGAAGCGCTTCTATGGGGACGTGTTCGAGCTTCCCGTCCACTTCGAGGACCCGCATTCGGCCGTCTTCATGTTCGGTGACACCCTGATCAACCTGCTCGCGGAAGAGGCCGCGCCCGAGCTGGTCGATCCGGTGCGGGTCGCCCCCTTGGAAACCGGGGTCAGGGCGCAGTTGACGATCCAGGTGCCCGACGTCGATGAGGTGTGCGCGAAGCTCGAAGGGAAGGGCGTGAGCCTGTCGAACGGGCCTGTGAACCGCCCCTGGGGGATACGTACCGCCACCTTCCGCGACCCCGGCGGCCACCTCTGGGAAGTGGCCGGACCTATACTGACGTAGCGGGGTCGCAGCCGCCCGGAAGCCGGCCGCGGTCAGGCCGCGGATCGGGCCGGGCCAGGTCCATTATGTGGCCGATCGGGCTTCGCGGAGAAGCCGGCGCCCCGCGATATACTCGGGCCGATGAACTTCCTCCTGCGCGTGGTTCTCAACGCCGTCGCCCTGTGGGTAACCGCCGAACTGGCCCTGGGCATCAGCTTCAGCCGGACCGGCCTGGCCGAAGTACTGCTGACCGCCCTCGTCCTGGGGCTCGTCAACACCCTCGTGCGGCCGGTGATGATCATCCTCACCCTCCCGCTCACTCTGGCGACGATGGGACTCTTCCTTCTTGTGGTCAACGCCCTGGCTCTGATGCTGGTCGCCGGCCTCACGCCGCTGGTGGTTCACGGTTTCGGCGGCGCGATACTAGGCGCACTGGTGCTCACCATCATCAGCTGGGCTCTGGCTCGGCTCTCTGGCGGCAAGAGCCGTCGCCTCTGGGTGTGAGCTGCCGCCGCCCGGCGCCGCTGAGCGCCGGTGGAAGCCGGGAACTCAGGCTCGTCTGCTAGCCGCCGTTGGGCAGGTACTTCTCCCAGATCGGGTCGATGTTGGGCAACAAGCCGTAGGCGGCCGAGAAGATGAACCGTGGCGCGCGCGGCTTACGGTTGAGGTTCATGCCGGCTTCATCGGGGGTCCGGTCACGCTTCTTGGCGTTGCAGCGCCGACAGCAGGCGACGACGTTCTCCCAGCTGGTGCCGCCGCCCCGACTCCGCGGGAGCACGTGGTCGAGGGTAAGGTCGTTCGACCGGGCGCCGCAGTACTGGCAGGCGTGATCGTCGCGGCGGAAGACGTTCTTGCGGTTGAAGGCGACCCGTTGCCGGTGCGGCCGCCGGATGTACCTCTTGAGGCGGATGACGCTGGGGACGGGGAAGACGGAAGTGGGTGCCCGGAGGACCTGGTCGCTGTCCTCCACCCGTTCCGCCGCCTCGTGCATGAGCAGCGACACGGCCCTCTTCACCGAACAGACATGGAGTGGCTCGTAAGAGGCGTTGAGTATCAGGACCCGCGCCGAGTTGAGGTTGCGGATCGGCTCGCCTGCCCGGCCCGCGTTGGATCTAGCGGGGGGCGGGTTCGTGTTTGTCAGGTCCTGACTGGCGGCCGTTACCTCCTACTTCGATTGAGGCCGAGTATAGCGCGAGCGGGCGGAGGCAGTCGTAATCCGGCTTAGCGCCCGCCCGTGTTCATTGGTCGATCTCGAGCGCTCATTCAGGAAACGGCGTCCCTCCTGATCAGGCTCTCTTGGCTTCGGCCGTTACAATGGGGGCGGCGGCCACGAACTTCTTCGCTAGCGCTACGGGGTCGGTAATCGCGGTGCCGACGACTACTGCGTGAGCTCCCGCTGCGAATGCCGCGCGTACCTGCTCGGGAGTGGAGAACCGACCCTCCGCAACGATCGGCCGGGGCTGTGCGGCGACGAGTTCGGCGATGAGATCGAGATCGGGACCGTCGGGCTGTGCGGAAGCGTCCGTGTACCCCGATAAGGTTGTGGCAATGATATCCGCGCCCGCTGCCGCCGCAGCTACTCCCTCCGCCACATTGGATACGTCCGCCATCAGCGGAAGGTCATCGAAGGTGGAACGCACTTGCGCTATGAGTTCCGCTGCGCTTCGAGCTCCTTTCCCGCCTCGGAGACGTAACGTGGCGTCGATAGCTATGAGATCAGATCCCGCATCCACCAACGTTTGCACCGACGCGAGACTAGGTGTGATGTAGGCGACCGGATCGACGTCGGGGCGTTTGTCGATGCCGACGATGGGGAGCGTGACGCGGGCGCGAATAGCCGAAACGTCATCGGGCCCGTTCGCTCGGATTCCAACTGCGCCCGCGATCGCGGCTGCTTCGGCCATCGCCGCCATGTGGGCGGGGTGCCTCAAGGGAGAGCCTTCGGGCGCTTGGCAAGAAACTATGACACCGCCACACAAGGCCTCGAGCAACCGCGTCGACCTGGACAGAGGAAGCCGGGAGGGACCGGTAGAACTCATGAGCCGTTCCGTACGGTACGGGAGACCGACTCGACATCGAAGTCGATCTCGAAAAGCCTGCGCCATGGGAAGGCCAATCGTGAGACGCGGTAAGGCAAGGAAAACTCTCTCAGCTCCTCGTTCAATAGCGACTTCGCTCGTTCAGCGGGTAGCGGCACATTGCCCTCAGGAATGAATCCGCCCAGACCCAATGGTTTCAGGTCCGGCATGAGCAGGAGTCTCGTGCGGACGCGGGACTGGTAGAGCCAGTCGTCGATCAGTCGAGCGGCGACCGCTAGCTCCAGGCCACTGCTATCGCCAACCAATGCCGCCATACAACCTAGCGCCACTGCCGAGCCGAGCGAATTGCCGGCGGTGTTCCAACCCCCATACCCGCCCAATCGGGATAGGAGGTTATCTGCGGCCAAGCCGGTCATTAGTACGTCGTCAGCTCCGTTCACATGGGCTACGTCAGCAAGTGTCACATGCCGATCATGATCCACCATGACCGCTAACGTGTCGCGAAAGGCTTCCAGGGATCGATCGAGGCCGTTGACGGTGGCTTCCGACTCCTCGAGAGCCGCTCGTTCGGCTGATTCGATCGTGCTTGAACCCGGACTATCCGCTAATTTCAGTGCATACGAACTTCCACCCTGCCCTTGTGCACGACTTGGACTGTTCAAAGCCAACCAAAAGTCGGGTTCGACCGATCCGGGTGGAATGGCTACTGCGCCGGCGGCCCGCAGGTGAACCGTCACCAGATCGCCCAGCGGTCGATCCTCGTAGGCCGTCTGCACGTCGGCGCCTCGTCGAGAGGAGTAAATCGTTGACGCGTGCAAGGTTCGCCCGGAGACTCTCGAAGCCAAGCGTGCCATCAGGACCTGGGCGACTTCATCGGCCCCGGGGTAGATCAGGACTTGATCGCCGAGGCCACGGGTTGCCACCTCTCGTTCGAGCCGAAGGCGGGTGAGGACGTTCAAGCCCCATACTGTTGTGTCGTCCTGATTGAGAACCAGGGTGTCGACTACACCCTGGGACACGAGATCAAGAGCACCTAAGTTCACCTTCATCGTTCGATCCCGGATCGTCAACTGGTCTTGCCACACGGCTTCGGGTATCTCGGAGCGGAGCCGTGCAAGTTCGCTGGCCTCGTCTGCGGTCAGCACCCCGCTGATATATCTGTGCTCGAGGCGCGAGCGGTCGAAGATAGCGCGCCCGTGCTCGCAGTAGTAGTCAGGTTCCTCGCCATTGTCATTTTCTCGACTGACACGCTGGATACTGCTGAAGGCGAGCAACACGAGTTCCGGGTGCCGCGCCTTGAGCTCGCGCAGCACGTCGAGCCGATCGAGTGCTTCCGTCAGATCGTTACCTGATTGCCGGGAAGGGATCAGTCCGCCCCAGGCGAGAGTGTCAAGCGAAAGCACTGCTCCGACCGCCTTACCGACATGCGCCCTGAGCCATTCGGCGATCGCCTTGGTGTCGGCAGGTTTCTTTCGCTGACCCAGCAAACTGTTGGGCGATAGCAGCTTCCAGCCGAATGCCTCAGCCAGGTAACGCGGATAGTGTGAGTTTATAGGGCGCTCGTCGAGCGGTAGGAGCAGCAAACGATCTATTGGCGACTCTCCTTTACTGGATTGACGGTGACGACATCAGCCCTTGAGGCCGCTTGTCGACACACCTTGGATAAAGGTCTTCTGTGCGAAGAAGAAGAGCAGGATGATAGGAAGGCTCATCAATAGCGAACCCGCCATCAACAGTGGCCATGCGGCGGAACGGGTGCTCGAAAGCTGTTGAAGACCGACTGCGAGGGTGTAGAGGCGGTCGTCGGTAAGGTATATGAGCGGATTAAGGAAATCGGTCCAGGTCCAGATGAAGATGAACAGTGACGCGGTCGCCAACGCGGGCCTCGCCAGGGGCAAGATTATCCTCATGAAAATTTGCCATTCGCTTGCCCCGTCGATGCGCGCAGAGTCGGAGATCTCCTCCGGGATCGATCCGTAGAATTGCCGTAACAGGAACACCGCGAAAGCGCTGCCAGTGAGTGCTGGAACGATCAAGGGCAGAAAGGTTCCCACCCATCCAAGTTTCTGGAACATGACGAACTGCGGGATAAGGGTGACCTGTGGCGGTAACACCATCGTGGCGAGGAGGCAGTAGAAGAGAACTTCCCGGCCGGGCCACTTTATTCGTGAGAAGCCGTAGGCGACGACGGCCGACGAGCCTACATAGAATACGACGCTAGTCACGGTGACGAGTACCGTGTTTCCGAGGTAGCGACGGAAAGGGATTTCGGTCATCAACCGCGAGTAGTTCGACCACATGACTGGAGCGGGGATCCAGCGAGGCGGAATAGCGAATACCTGGGCGCCCGTCTTCAACGACGTCGAGACCATCCAGGCGAATGGCGTGAGGAAGAAAAGCGCTCCGATGATGAGGACGGCGTAAATCAGGAGGTATTGCAGCCACCTTCCGCTGGTCATCAGCTGCGACTCTCGTAGTGAACCCAGCCCGACGTCCTGAAGATCGCGATCAGGGCGACAGCCGTGATCAGCAGCAGAACCCACGCCATCGCCGAGGCATATCCCATGCGGAAGAACTGAAAGGCGTTCTGGTAGAGGTATAGCGCGTACACCATCGTCGAGTTTGAGGGACCACCGCCAGTCATTATGTAGATGTTCGTGAAGCTCTGAAACGACGTAATGATCCCCATGACGAGATTGAACAGGATTACCGGTGAGAGCATCGGGAGTGTCACGAATCTGAACCGTTGCCAAGCGTTCGCCCCGTCAAGGTGAGCGCTTTCATATAGAGGCGTTGGTACGTTCTGCAGTCCGGCCAGATATATGACCATCGAGCCGCCCACGCCCCAGAGGCTGGCAAGTATCAATGCCGGCTTCGCCCATCTGGGATCCGACAACCAGCCCGGGCCGTTGATCCCAACCTGCCATAAGACTTCGTTGATCGGCCCGTAATCGGGGTTCAGAAACCAGCGCCACAGTAGCGCAGCCGCTACCGCTGGCACGACACTTGGTAGGAAGTACACAGTGCGGAACATGCCCTGGAGTTTCAGCTTGTTGTTCAGGAGCATCGCGATCAGAAGGCTCAGGATGAGGGAGAACGGGATACCCAGCACCGCGAGGTAGAGGGTGTTGTAGAGAGTCTCACCGAAGAGTGGGTCCGAGAAAAGGTCGGTGTAGTTACGGAAGCCTATCCAACGCGGGTCCGAGACGACGTTGTAGTCCGTGAAGGAGAAGTAGAGCGAAGCTATCACCGGATAGATCGTGAAGACTAGAAAACCGACGAGCCAAGGCGATACGAACGCCAGCCCCAACCAAGTGTCGCGGCGCTGTCGCTTGGTGAGTCCGCTCGACACCGCGATCTGCTGCGAGTGGCGCGCCACCGTGGCCTTGGTTGGGGCCTTCGCCACTACCTGTACTTCTCCAGCTCGTGCAGAACATTCTGTTGCGCCGTCTCGAGCGCCTCTTTGGCGGTCGCCTCGCCTTCCTGTACCGATACGACGGCTTGGTTGAGCTGCTGGCTCAGGTACAGGCCGACGGGCAGTCCGGGAGGGGTAAAGACGTAGCCCTCGAGCAGGATGTCGATGAAGGTCTGCATGTGCGGAGTGACCGTTTGAGCGAACTCCGGCATTTCAAGCGCGTCCTGCCTCGGCGGAATGTTTGCTAGCTCTGCTGCGAAGCCCGCTGACTGTTCGGGCGCAGTCAGCCACAGCAGGAATTCGAGTGCTTCCTTCTTGTGCGCTGCCTCGGCCGGAACCACCCAGAACGAGCTCTGAACCGGGGCCACGTTTGGCCGACCACCTTCCGGGGCAGGGAAGGTGGTCACTCCCCAGTCGAGGTCGGGTGCGTACTCGTGCGTGAATCGGACCTCCCACTGGCCCCCCTCTTGCATCGCGATCTGCCCTCGATAGAAGGGATTGAAGGGACTGGCAGGATTACCCCAACCCGCCTGAAAGCGTCGGATTAGGTTGATGTCGTACTTCTCGTAGTAGTCCCCAAGCCACTCCAGGGCGGCTATGTTGCGTGGGTGGTCGAGGGTGACTTCCAAGGTTTCGGGGTCGTAGAGCTGGCCGCCGAAAGCGTAAAAGTAGATCGAGGTGACGTTGGGGTAGAAGCCCAGACGACGCAGGTTGCCGCGTCTGTCGATAACGGTCATCTTCTCTGCCAGCGCGTCGAGCTCTTCGATCGTTCGCGGCGGAGCCTCGGGGTCCAACCCTGCTTCCTCGAAAACATCCTTGTTCCAAATGAAGGCATAAACGTTGAGCGTGGTAGGGAGGCCGTATTTTGCGCCCTTGTAGGAGCCGTATTGCCAGATTCCGGGGAGGTAGTCTTCTTCGCCGATACCCGCTTCGGCAAGCTCGGCGCTCAAATCCAGTAGTGAACCACTGGCACCCAATGGGACCACCATCCAATCCCATACTGTGAGCAGATCAGGTGGCGCGCCGCCTGCTAGCGAAGCAAGGATTCGCTCACCGTCGCCGATTGGGACAAACGAGCCGCGTACCTCGACTTCGTCCTGACTCGCGTTGTATTCGGCAATCAGCTCCTCGACCTGCTCGCCCTCGGAGCCGCCCCACGCGTACCAGAAAGTAATTTCCGTTTTGGCAAGGGCAAAACCGGTGGTACCCAGCGCAGCTAGGAGAGCGAGCGCCAGGAACAGCGACTGCGTGAGGCGCTTCGCGAGTCTACGACCAAGTCCATCGATCGCACGTTGGACAATAGCGGGCTCGCTCATGGCGTCCGATCCTCCAGGTACTCCTGATAGCCTTGGTAGAGCTCGAGTGCCTCGCCTCCGAGACGAGGGCTCATGTAGTGGCTGAAGTCGAAGACGACGAACTTGTCGACGTATGGCGCTTCGAGTTCGAGTTGTTCGATCACTGTGTTGATGTTCGCGCTTTGCGCTTGCCAAGCAAGTCCATCGACCGGCCAACCGTGAACCTGTTCGAACACTTCGAGGTCGGACCAAAGAGCGACGTCGTGTCTGTCGGTGACCTCCTTGAGTGCGCGGTAAACCGGTACTCCCTCTTCGACGGTGGTACGTTTAGTGCCCACGCCGTCCTGCATGGCAATAACGTCTATCGGAGCAGCTGCCAGCGTCTCGTCCCACCAGTCGGCATAAGCGTCGGCATTCGGGTTCATTCCGAAGTAGGGCGCGACCATGACCGGGCGATCGATCTCATGCCCGGCTTCTGCCATCGACGCGAGATACTCGACCATGGCGGCGTGCGCCTTTGCCTCGATGAAACTGCGATCGTCGATCTCCTCTGGAAGGTAATAGCCGGCCAGGGCGGGGGAGGAGCCGTAGCGGCTTTCGAGTTCTTTCATGAGCTCGATGTTCGTCTCCGCGGAGGCTAGTGGGTCGAATACTCCTTGCCAGTAGGTCGGGTCGAGACTCAAGCCAAGCCACACCTTCATATCCAATGTTTCGGCGGCGGCGAGGAGGTCGCCGAGCGGGTCGAGTTCAACCTTCTGATCCTGTTCGCCCGCTGACCACACGACGGGCTGACCCAGCGAGAGGAACCTTTCGCCGTCACCCGAGGCTGCGATAGCGATGCTCGAGGGCAGGTCGACGTTCGAGATATCGGAACGCATGAAGTCGACTTCCACTGCGTCAACCTCGGTTGGCTCATCGAAGTCGAACTCGATGGTTATCTGTTTGCCGGGATTCTGCCAACCGACCATGTCCGACCAGGCGAAATTGGCTAATCCATCAGTGAGCTTGCCCCCGCTCCCGGCTTCGGGATCAAGGTAGTTTCCCGCCGGGGCTGGCTCGACTGTATATCCGCGACCGGCAACGATGTTTTCTTCACCGTTCAGGACCCGTATCTCGGGGATCATCGTCCACTCGCGGCTGTCAGGCACCACGCTCACCCTCAAGTGACGCGCCCGGAGTTCAGCCGGCGCGACCCACCTGAGGGTAGCTATCGATTCATCTGGCGGCAGAACTTCGGTCGATTCGGACGTGTCATCGTTCCCGGGATCAACCGCGGGGAAGTAGCTCACTCCGCCGTAGCGCGAGTATTGGACGATGACGGTATCCATACCAACTGCCTGCATGTAGGAGAGTTCGGCTAGCCAACCATCCTCACCCAAATTAGCCAATTGATTGTTCAGTTGCACGAACGTGCCGCTCAGTACGGGTTCGGTTTGGGCTACGGTGGCACTCACCATGGTGAGAACGCCCACTAGCGTAAGACTACGCGCCAATCTGCCTACGGGCATCTATTCCTCTGTCTCCTCGATGACCGGGGCAGCTGCGCCTGTCTGCACCACAACTTCGGCCAACATTGTCCAGCCGCTGCGCGGCCGAATTTCCAGTTTCACAAAGCGACCATCCACCGGGTTTTCGAGATCCACCCAGTAAACGCCATTGATCTGTTCGTTCATCGGGGGTGCGGGCTGCGTCTTGGCCGCGAGGCCGACGATCTCGTACGTTTCACCATCGTCGGACACGGACACGATCATGCTGCGGGGAAGGGTTACTGCCGACGCGAACGAGCGCATGAAGAGTCCGGCCACGCGCGTGATGCCATCGACATGGTCCCCGAGGTCGACGACGAAGACGAGATTCTCTGTGGCGTCGGGAACGCCGACCATCTCTCCCCAGGCGTACTCGAATGAGCCGTCCGTGAGTTGTGCGCCACCGTCATCTGGATAAGCCTCTGACGCCGTGGGGCTGAAGGTGTACGACTTGTTGAGCGCTACGTTTACTGGCTCGGCAGT comes from the Trueperaceae bacterium genome and includes:
- a CDS encoding putative N-acetylmannosamine-6-phosphate 2-epimerase — encoded protein: MAQAFRDRLRCRVGLPYRTERLMSSTGPSRLPLSRSTRLLEALCGGVIVSCQAPEGSPLRHPAHMAAMAEAAAIAGAVGIRANGPDDVSAIRARVTLPIVGIDKRPDVDPVAYITPSLASVQTLVDAGSDLIAIDATLRLRGGKGARSAAELIAQVRSTFDDLPLMADVSNVAEGVAAAAAGADIIATTLSGYTDASAQPDGPDLDLIAELVAAQPRPIVAEGRFSTPEQVRAAFAAGAHAVVVGTAITDPVALAKKFVAAAPIVTAEAKRA
- a CDS encoding DUF4127 family protein, coding for MLLLPLDERPINSHYPRYLAEAFGWKLLSPNSLLGQRKKPADTKAIAEWLRAHVGKAVGAVLSLDTLAWGGLIPSRQSGNDLTEALDRLDVLRELKARHPELVLLAFSSIQRVSRENDNGEEPDYYCEHGRAIFDRSRLEHRYISGVLTADEASELARLRSEIPEAVWQDQLTIRDRTMKVNLGALDLVSQGVVDTLVLNQDDTTVWGLNVLTRLRLEREVATRGLGDQVLIYPGADEVAQVLMARLASRVSGRTLHASTIYSSRRGADVQTAYEDRPLGDLVTVHLRAAGAVAIPPGSVEPDFWLALNSPSRAQGQGGSSYALKLADSPGSSTIESAERAALEESEATVNGLDRSLEAFRDTLAVMVDHDRHVTLADVAHVNGADDVLMTGLAADNLLSRLGGYGGWNTAGNSLGSAVALGCMAALVGDSSGLELAVAARLIDDWLYQSRVRTRLLLMPDLKPLGLGGFIPEGNVPLPAERAKSLLNEELREFSLPYRVSRLAFPWRRLFEIDFDVESVSRTVRNGS
- a CDS encoding DUF4434 domain-containing protein, coding for MPVGRLARSLTLVGVLTMVSATVAQTEPVLSGTFVQLNNQLANLGEDGWLAELSYMQAVGMDTVIVQYSRYGGVSYFPAVDPGNDDTSESTEVLPPDESIATLRWVAPAELRARHLRVSVVPDSREWTMIPEIRVLNGEENIVAGRGYTVEPAPAGNYLDPEAGSGGKLTDGLANFAWSDMVGWQNPGKQITIEFDFDEPTEVDAVEVDFMRSDISNVDLPSSIAIAASGDGERFLSLGQPVVWSAGEQDQKVELDPLGDLLAAAETLDMKVWLGLSLDPTYWQGVFDPLASAETNIELMKELESRYGSSPALAGYYLPEEIDDRSFIEAKAHAAMVEYLASMAEAGHEIDRPVMVAPYFGMNPNADAYADWWDETLAAAPIDVIAMQDGVGTKRTTVEEGVPVYRALKEVTDRHDVALWSDLEVFEQVHGWPVDGLAWQAQSANINTVIEQLELEAPYVDKFVVFDFSHYMSPRLGGEALELYQGYQEYLEDRTP
- a CDS encoding HNH endonuclease: MKRAVSLLMHEAAERVEDSDQVLRAPTSVFPVPSVIRLKRYIRRPHRQRVAFNRKNVFRRDDHACQYCGARSNDLTLDHVLPRSRGGGTSWENVVACCRRCNAKKRDRTPDEAGMNLNRKPRAPRFIFSAAYGLLPNIDPIWEKYLPNGG
- a CDS encoding sugar ABC transporter permease, which encodes MAKAPTKATVARHSQQIAVSSGLTKRQRRDTWLGLAFVSPWLVGFLVFTIYPVIASLYFSFTDYNVVSDPRWIGFRNYTDLFSDPLFGETLYNTLYLAVLGIPFSLILSLLIAMLLNNKLKLQGMFRTVYFLPSVVPAVAAALLWRWFLNPDYGPINEVLWQVGINGPGWLSDPRWAKPALILASLWGVGGSMVIYLAGLQNVPTPLYESAHLDGANAWQRFRFVTLPMLSPVILFNLVMGIITSFQSFTNIYIMTGGGPSNSTMVYALYLYQNAFQFFRMGYASAMAWVLLLITAVALIAIFRTSGWVHYESRS
- a CDS encoding carbohydrate ABC transporter permease — translated: MTSGRWLQYLLIYAVLIIGALFFLTPFAWMVSTSLKTGAQVFAIPPRWIPAPVMWSNYSRLMTEIPFRRYLGNTVLVTVTSVVFYVGSSAVVAYGFSRIKWPGREVLFYCLLATMVLPPQVTLIPQFVMFQKLGWVGTFLPLIVPALTGSAFAVFLLRQFYGSIPEEISDSARIDGASEWQIFMRIILPLARPALATASLFIFIWTWTDFLNPLIYLTDDRLYTLAVGLQQLSSTRSAAWPLLMAGSLLMSLPIILLFFFAQKTFIQGVSTSGLKG
- a CDS encoding ABC transporter substrate-binding protein: MSEPAIVQRAIDGLGRRLAKRLTQSLFLALALLAALGTTGFALAKTEITFWYAWGGSEGEQVEELIAEYNASQDEVEVRGSFVPIGDGERILASLAGGAPPDLLTVWDWMVVPLGASGSLLDLSAELAEAGIGEEDYLPGIWQYGSYKGAKYGLPTTLNVYAFIWNKDVFEEAGLDPEAPPRTIEELDALAEKMTVIDRRGNLRRLGFYPNVTSIYFYAFGGQLYDPETLEVTLDHPRNIAALEWLGDYYEKYDINLIRRFQAGWGNPASPFNPFYRGQIAMQEGGQWEVRFTHEYAPDLDWGVTTFPAPEGGRPNVAPVQSSFWVVPAEAAHKKEALEFLLWLTAPEQSAGFAAELANIPPRQDALEMPEFAQTVTPHMQTFIDILLEGYVFTPPGLPVGLYLSQQLNQAVVSVQEGEATAKEALETAQQNVLHELEKYR
- a CDS encoding phage holin family protein, translated to MNFLLRVVLNAVALWVTAELALGISFSRTGLAEVLLTALVLGLVNTLVRPVMIILTLPLTLATMGLFLLVVNALALMLVAGLTPLVVHGFGGAILGALVLTIISWALARLSGGKSRRLWV
- a CDS encoding VOC family protein, translated to MSSWANGIPAITLFVPDLAAAKRFYGDVFELPVHFEDPHSAVFMFGDTLINLLAEEAAPELVDPVRVAPLETGVRAQLTIQVPDVDEVCAKLEGKGVSLSNGPVNRPWGIRTATFRDPGGHLWEVAGPILT